The genomic segment ACGTGCGTTCCCGCGATCACGGAGATCGTGCGGACTGAGTTTTTTTTAAAGAATTTGGTTTGGTGATGTCCCGTTTTGTTTTTCCCGCGTGGATTGATCGTGCGATCCCTTTCGCCGTGGCATTTGCAGTTGGTTTTGGTGCGTATGCCACGGGCCTTGTCGCCTGGGGGTTGTCGCCGTCAACGCTGGACGTTGGCTACCAGCCGAAGCAACCCGTTCCGTTTAGCCATGCGTTGCACGCTGGCAAGCTGAAGATGGACTGCCGCTACTGTCACAATACTGTTGAGAAGGCCGCGCACGCGGCGGTTCCGGCAACGGCCACCTGCATCAAGTGCCATGCGGGTGCTGATGGAACTGGTGTTGTCTCGACGGTGTCTGTGCATAGCCAGAGCGCCAAGTTGTTGCCCGTTCGCGAAAGTGCAGCGACCGGCAAGTCAATTCCGTGGACTAAAGTTCATGATTTGCCTGATTACGCCTACTTTAATCATTCCGCCCACGTCACTCGCGGCGTCAGTTGCGTTTCGTGTCACGGCCGCGTGGACAAGATGGAAGAAGTCGTTCAGAAGATGCCGCTCAGTATGAGCTGGTGTCTGGACTGTCATCGCAATCCAACGCCTCATCTTCGGCCACCCGAACTGGTGACGGCTCTTGACTGGGTTCCTGAAGAATCGCCCGAAGTACTTGGTGCACGCATCAAGGATCAGTTGCACATCGAATCCAAGACGAACTGTTCGACGTGCCACCGATAAGTGCTCTGCAGACCGTCTCGCGAAATCTTCGAAGACGTCCAAATTGACGGCGTGAACGCCAAGCCAGCGACGAATATCGCAACCTAATAAGAAGCCTGTGATTTTTCATGACTGCACTTGTGAACGCTGAC from the Schlesneria paludicola DSM 18645 genome contains:
- a CDS encoding cytochrome c3 family protein, producing MSRFVFPAWIDRAIPFAVAFAVGFGAYATGLVAWGLSPSTLDVGYQPKQPVPFSHALHAGKLKMDCRYCHNTVEKAAHAAVPATATCIKCHAGADGTGVVSTVSVHSQSAKLLPVRESAATGKSIPWTKVHDLPDYAYFNHSAHVTRGVSCVSCHGRVDKMEEVVQKMPLSMSWCLDCHRNPTPHLRPPELVTALDWVPEESPEVLGARIKDQLHIESKTNCSTCHR